AAAATCTAGTTCATCGATCAGTCAAACGGATGTTTACATAGCTGGAAGCTGGTATGACAGAAAAACAGGGCAGACCTTTGCTGCTTACTATAAAAATGGCAAACCTGTAGTTCTTAAACAAGGGCAGGGACCAACCCAATTTTCAACTGTTTCATTAGGTAGATCTATAGTCATAAATAACAATGATATTTATGTTGCCGGGAATATACTGGACGCTGACGGCCATAGTTTAGCTGCTTATTGGAAAAATGAACAGTTTCAGCCAATACCGATTAAGATTGATCAATATGGGAATAAACAAACATCGTATTTAAACGGAATTGATATTTCTAACGGAAATATTTTTATGTTTCCCTATCAACCCGGTACTTTAAATGAATACTATTATTTTAAAAATGGTGAGGAAACAAACTTTCCAAATGAAGTCCCATCTAGTGTGATAAATGATCGTGTGCATTTCGTGTCGGGAAATGATGTTTATGTGGCAAATGCTACAGACGAGGCGGCTTATTGGAAAAACGGTGCTAAAGTTACATTGGATAATACATTGCATCATCCCAACAGTGTGCAGGTTTCGTCTATATTTGTCTCAGGAAATGATGTTTATGTGTCAGGTTATAAATCTTATGCGTCCAAAGGAGCAGATAATACAAATAAGCAGATGGCCCTCTATTGGAAAAACGGACAGGAAATTATACTCTCTACGGGTACCGGCCGCTATGCAACGAGATTAACCAGTTCTATCTTCGTGTCGGGAAATGATGTTTATGTTGCCGGAATGAGCAGGGATCCTAACACAGGTGAATCCATGGCCGTCTATTGGAAGAACGGGCAGGAAGTTGTTTTAGCTAAGGGTCCAACTTTTACACAGGCATTGGCCATAGCAGTCTCAGGAAGTGATGTATATGTTGCTGGGGAGAATTCTAATAGAAAAGTGTACTGGAAAAATGGGCAGGAAACCAATCTTACTGATTGTGCTGAAATAAGCTCTATGGTGGTATCGAAAGGGAGTGGGAATGTACCTAATTCAACATTAAACAATGTTTCTGTAAATAATACTTCGGATTTAATTTTGAAAGAGAAAGCTGATCAGTACCTTGCACAGATGAGAAAAGTTCCCGGTATCATCGAAACTCCAAGTGGTTTATTATATCAAGTGTTTAGAGAAGGGGCCGGACCGAAAGTAACTTTTGATCAAAGAATTGCAGTGAACTATAGAATAAGTTTTCCTGACGGTATTGAAAGAGGGCACTATCGAGGTGGAAATGGTGGGAATATGTCTGCCAGTACTTTTATAACCAAAGGAATGCAGGAAGCCGTTCAATTAATGCGAGCCAGAGGAGTTTATAGGTTTATTATCCCGTATAATCTTGTGTATGGAAAAGAAGGAGCAAAAGATATTCCACCATATCAAGTATTTATTTATGATGTTGAAACATTTGAAATTGAAAAATGATACACCATGAAAAGCCCTATTTTGCTAGCATTACGATGCTGTGCGCTCCTTAGTTTTCTATTTAGTTTTACCTCCTATGCTCAAAACTCTAAGCATTCTGCTTCAAAGCAACATTCAACGATCTTTTACTTGGAAGCGAAAGGATAGCTGCCTATTATAAAAATGGCGTTCTTGTTGAACTAACGGATGGGCGATATGCTGCTGAAGTTCAGGTTGTCGCTTCTGATGGTGAGGACGTCGTTATGGCAGGATTTCATAATAAGAAATCTGTTTATTGGAAAGATGGTAAGGAATATGCATTAAATAGTCATTCGGAAGTGGTACAAATCAACGCAATAGCTGTAAAAAATGGTAATATTGCTCTTGCCGGAATATTTTTAAAGTATAAGCCATTACCAGCCGCTTCAAGATATGTGGCCATTTATTGGAAAAATGGTCAACCTACGGAACTTACTGATGGCTCTAATGACGGCGGTGCAACAGGTGTTGCAATAGATGATAATGGCGATGTGTATGTTTCTGGTTATTATGATTGGAAGACGAAATATTGGAAAAATGGACAGTTGGTAGCTCCATTTGACGCTTCAGCAGGA
The Sphingobacterium multivorum genome window above contains:
- a CDS encoding FKBP-type peptidyl-prolyl cis-trans isomerase, whose protein sequence is MKNPILLALRCCALLSFLFSFVSYAQNDKTNAPKSSSSISQTDVYIAGSWYDRKTGQTFAAYYKNGKPVVLKQGQGPTQFSTVSLGRSIVINNNDIYVAGNILDADGHSLAAYWKNEQFQPIPIKIDQYGNKQTSYLNGIDISNGNIFMFPYQPGTLNEYYYFKNGEETNFPNEVPSSVINDRVHFVSGNDVYVANATDEAAYWKNGAKVTLDNTLHHPNSVQVSSIFVSGNDVYVSGYKSYASKGADNTNKQMALYWKNGQEIILSTGTGRYATRLTSSIFVSGNDVYVAGMSRDPNTGESMAVYWKNGQEVVLAKGPTFTQALAIAVSGSDVYVAGENSNRKVYWKNGQETNLTDCAEISSMVVSKGSGNVPNSTLNNVSVNNTSDLILKEKADQYLAQMRKVPGIIETPSGLLYQVFREGAGPKVTFDQRIAVNYRISFPDGIERGHYRGGNGGNMSASTFITKGMQEAVQLMRARGVYRFIIPYNLVYGKEGAKDIPPYQVFIYDVETFEIEK